A DNA window from Setaria viridis chromosome 2, Setaria_viridis_v4.0, whole genome shotgun sequence contains the following coding sequences:
- the LOC117842374 gene encoding tuliposide A-converting enzyme b1, amyloplastic has translation MAMDSGSVEVVFECDCFRLYSDGHVERTGGMETVPAGFDAATGVTSKDVVIDASTGVATRLYLPAIQTAAPLLPSESDDDSAATKLPVLVIFHGGFFIVGSSGGPDFHRYVNSLVARSRVVAVSVDYRLAPEHPLPAAYDDSWAALNWAVSGADPWLSDHGDLGRVFVAGGSAGANIAHNMAVATGTSVLHAATPALAARIGGVILLHPSFCGEQKLEDEAEEFLQANKKRWEVIFPSARDGTDDPRINPMAAGAAPGLAKLAGKRLFVATASEDPRAPRGRAYCEAVRTSGWMGKVEWFESKGKGHAFFVSDHGSHEAVALMDRVVAFVAAH, from the coding sequence ATGGCAATGGATTCCGGCAGCGTTGAGGTCGTCTTTGAGTGCGATTGCTTCCGCCTATACAGCGATGGACACGTCGAGCGTACCGGCGGCATGGAAACCGTGCCCGCCGGCttcgacgccgccaccggcgtcaCCTCCAAAGATGTCGTCATCGACGCCAGCACCGGCGTCGCCACGCGGCTCTACCTGCCAGCCATCCAGACGGCGGCCCCGTTGTTGCCGTCCGAGTCCGACGACGACAGCGCCGCGACGAAGCTCCCCGTCCTCGTCATCTTCCATGGCGGCTTCTTCATCGTGGGCTCATCCGGTGGCCCCGACTTCCACCGCTACGTGAACTCGCTGGTCGCCCGCTCCCGCGTCGTCGCCGTCTCCGTCGACTACCGCCTGGCCCCCGAGCACCCGCTCCCCGCTGCCTACGACGACTCCTGGGCCGCGCTCAACTGGGCGGTGTCCGGCGCGGACCCGTGGCTCTCCGACCACGGCGACCTCGGCCGCGTCTTCGTTGCCGGTGGCAGCGCCGGCGCGAACATCGCCCACAACATGGCCGTCGCAACGGGCACGAGCGTCTTGCACGCCGCGACACCTGCTTTGGCGGCGCGGATCGGAGGCGTGATCCTACTCCACCCTTCGTTCTGCGGCGAACAGAAACTGGAAGACGAGGCAGAAGAGTTCTTGCAAGCTAATAAGAAGAGGTGGGAGGTCATCTTCCCCAGCGCCAGGGATGGAACCGACGATCCGAGGATTAATCCGATGGCCGCCGGTGCAGCGCCGGGCCTGGCGAAGCTGGCCGGCAAGAGGTTGTTTGTAGCCACGGCGTCGGAGGATCCGAGGGCGCCAAGGGGCCGAGCTTACTGCGAGGCCGTGAGGACCAGCGGGTGGATGGGGAAGGTGGAGTGGTTCGAGTCTAAAGGCAAGGGACACGCCTTCTTCGTCTCCGATCACGGCAGCCACGAGGCTGTTGCGCTGATGGATCGAGTGGTGGCTTTCGTTGCTGCCCATTGA